acttcGGCAGGCAGGCagtcaggcaggcaggcagtccgacaagagacagacagacagacagacaggcagacaggcaggcaggcaggcagacaggcaggcaggcaggcagacaggcaggcagtccgacaagagacagacagacagacagacagacagacagacagacaggcagacagacaggcaggcagtccgacaagagagagacagacagacagacagacagacagacaggcaggcaggcaggcaggcaggcagtccgacaagagacagacagactgactgacagaaagagagacagagagcgagagacaaaaAGAAGAGATACAGGGAAAGAAGTCTTAGCAGTGTGATGTGTAACTTATCACCAAAGTCTTTGTTTCTTGAAAGATGCATTAATAGTAAAcgtttattgtgtgtttgttcctgAGTCTGTTCACTGATATGTTGACTAgtttctgacacacacacacacacacacacacacacacacacacacacacacacacacacacacacacactcattcacgcgcacacgcacacagacacacacacacagaaagtagTAATGCTGACCTTTAATACTTGCGTAAGTACAATAGAATAACGATAAAGcaataataacaacaatatATAACATTTCAACCTGCACTCACTTTGCTTAATCTCACCAGGGATAAACACGTTCGATAATCGTACACAAAGAGACGCTGCCTGTTTCAACATCACGTGACGTAACACTGATTATTGATAAAGGGAAAACCATATTGGAATGCGGGACGAGAAGTCCTTTGGCTCATGTTTTGTTCTAGTGCATGCCGTGTCTGTATCTCGCTGCCTGCGACGTCCATTTCATTGCACGCAACATAGCCCGTGTATGGCAACACGAACATACACATGTCTATACGTATGCACGCACgtataaacgcacacacacgcaaacacgcacgcacaaacacacacacacacacacgcacgtacgaacacccccccccccacacacacacacacacactcacccacacaaggaagcaagcaagcacgcacacacttacgcaGGCACGCACCTACGAACcggtgcaaaacacacacacacacacacacacacacacacacacacacacacacaaacacacacacactcacacacacacacacacacacacatacacacacacacacacacactcacacacactcatgtcTAAGGTAACATCAGCACTACAAAAAACAGCCATACACCAACACTCACACGAGAACAATATCCATCAAACAGTGGCGGGATTTCACCTGAAGAGAACGAACTCCTCAACCGGTTTCCTGTCAGCCTTGGACAGCGAGGTGACCATGCCGACATGGCGGACCACGTTGGGTTCGATGGAGTACGACGGGAGGTCGTGGTGCTTGAAGAAGTCCGAGACCCTGAGGTCAACCTTGCTGTGACCCGGGCTGTCCGCGAGCCACGTGACCAGCTGGGGCATGACGGGAGCGGGGTAGAGCATGGCGGGGATGCAGCAGTCGGGGGGAGACTGGAGGCGGTAGAGGGACGTGGACACTCGTCGCAACTCGTTGACGGTCTGTCTGCCCACCAGCAGCACCACGACCAGGGTCAACACGACCCCCACACACAGCACGGTCCGGGACGGCTCCCACCCCGCCTTCCTTCTCCACGCCACGAGGGCCTCAATGATGAGCGCCACCCCGCCCCCCACACACCCCATGCTGAGAAGGTCCAGCAGCCGCTGCTGCTCCAGCGCGAAGCCTTGCCACCTCTCGGGGAAGTGGAATTTGAGATATCCGAAGGTCgagttgggggtgggggagataAGGCGCGGGTTGGAGGGCAGACTGTGCGACATGTAAGGCGGGTGCTCCGACAAACACGTCGGGTAGGACTGGAACAGACCGGTCAAAAATTGACCGCTGCTGCTTTGGTCTTTAAGGCACTGTTGGGCTTTGGTCAGCTTGGCCAGACTGAGGTCCAGCACGGCGGggaagtgggggtgggggagggcgTCGTCCT
This Littorina saxatilis isolate snail1 linkage group LG17, US_GU_Lsax_2.0, whole genome shotgun sequence DNA region includes the following protein-coding sequences:
- the LOC138952147 gene encoding post-GPI attachment to proteins factor 4-like, which gives rise to MKTWILVRAGDVSQRLRVLLVGRWLVVAGVSLLSLCVLLLASSRPFSSVYSSLHSTTSLAAMATDLNDQRTDLARDYFSQLTRRTLQELQARSPHDGNASFMLSASEPDNTPTPSTVPTFTIVIITVNRKRPRNTNRSLGYVLQSGAALDSLVKNDPMFLDSRLFVCNVDPHPANHEDAVLLKHYLPYVERYGGSVVPALSRLPVPGSEQLYRDVKLPNTFDRERSDYTFCLQAALAFPSQYYLVFQDDALPHPHFPAVLDLSLAKLTKAQQCLKDQSSSGQFLTGLFQSYPTCLSEHPPYMSHSLPSNPRLISPTPNSTFGYLKFHFPERWQGFALEQQRLLDLLSMGCVGGGVALIIEALVAWRRKAGWEPSRTVLCVGVVLTLVVVLLVGRQTVNELRRVSTSLYRLQSPPDCCIPAMLYPAPVMPQLVTWLADSPGHSKVDLRVSDFFKHHDLPSYSIEPNVVRHVGMVTSLSKADRKPVEEFVLFR